The Blattabacterium cuenoti sequence CGGTGGGATAATCTATTTTTCATAGATGGATAATTTGAAATGATTACAAATCTAAATAAATTTGATTATAAATTTTGATTCCTTTATTAATATGGAATTGATTCAAAAATATTTTCCAGACCTATTGGATCAACAAATATATCAATTGTATTCTCTAAAAAAATTATATGCATATTGGAATGCTTATGTCAATCTTATTTCTAGAAAAACATTCCACAATTTTTATCAACAACATGTTCTTTTTTGTTTAGGAATTGCTAAAGTTTTTACTTTTTTTCCTGGATCATGTGTTATGGACTTAGGTACAGGAGGGGGGTTTCCAGGGATCCCTTTATCCATAGTTTTTCCTCATACAGAATTTATATTAGTGGATTCTATTAGTAAAAAAATTAAAATTGTAGAGAGAATCATATATAATCTGAACATAAAAAATGCGTATACTATTTGTATACGTGCAGAAAAATTGGAAAATAAATTTGATTTTGTGGTTTGCAGAGCTGTAGCAAAAATATCCAAAATTCATAATTGGATCAAAAATAAATTTATATGCACATCTATTCATAATGGAGCCTTATATCTAAAAGGAGGAGACATTTCTGAGGAATTAAAAAAATTTCCTCATGCGGTAGAATATCCTCTAATTAATTATTTTAGAGAACCATTTTTTAAAACAAAAAAAGTTGTTTGGATTTCAAATATTTAATTTAGATTGATTTATAACTCAATTAAGATGAATCCTAAGAAAATTTTTATTGAAAAAGTAAAACAACAAGGAGGATGGGTGAATGCTCATGCTCACTTGGATAGAGCTTATACTCTCACAAAAAAAAATTTTAAATACTCTTATTCTTCTCTGAAAAAAAAATGGTATTTAGTCGATGAAATGAAACGTTTAGCTACAGAAGAGGACATTTATATTCGGATGGAAAAAGCTTTGGAATACTTCTTGATACAAGGAACACAAGCTTTGTGTACTTTTATTGATGTGGATGAAGTTATTGAAGACCGAGCATTAAAAGCTGCTAATAAATTGAGGAATAATTATGGTCGTTCGATACATATTCGTTTTGCTAATCAAGTTCTTAAAGGAGTTTTGGATAAAAAATCGAAATATTGGTTCGATAAATCCGTAGAATTTGTGGATATTATTGGTGGATTACCCGCTAAAGATCATGGGAGAGAAAATGAACATCTCGATATTTTATTAAGAACAGCTAAAAAAAAGGGGAAGTTAGTACATGTACATGTAGATCAATTTAATACTGATGATGAAAAAGAAACTGAAAAATTAGCAAAAAAAACTATTGAATATGGCATGCAAGGAAAAGTAGTGGCCATACATAGTATTTCTTTAGCCGCACATACTAGAAAATATCGTTATGAAATTTACAAATTAATGAGAAAAGCTAATTTAATGGTGATATCTTGTCCTATTGCTTGGATTGATCATACTAGAAGTGAGCGTTTAACCCCCAGTCATAATTCCATTACTCCAGTAGATGAAATGCTTCCTGAAGGAATTATAGTGGCTTTTGGAACAGATAATATCTGTGATATATACAAACCTTTTTCTGATGGAAATCTTTGGATAGAATTACGTGTAATGTTAGAAGCATGTCATTATTATGACATAGACCATTTGGTAAAAATAGCTACGGAAAACGGATTAAAAGTATTAGGATTGAAATAGGAAATTTATGTCCATTATTTCACTTCCTTTTCTGGCCGCATTTGCGGAAAAAGCAAAACCTCTTGAATAGAATTTTGTTTTGTAAATAACATCACCAATCGGTCTATTCCAATTCCAATTCCTGCTGTAGGAGGCATTCCAAATTCTAAAGCACGTATAAAATCTTTATCCAAAAACATCGATTCATTTTTTTCGGAAAATTTAATTTGTTCTCGCAAACGATCAAGTTGATCTATAGGATCATTAAGTTCAGAATATGCATTAGCAATTTCTTGTCCATTGATAATAAGTTCAAAACGTTCTGATAGATTTTTTTTATAACGATGCCTTTTAGTTAAAGGACTCATTTCTATAGGATAATCAATAATAAAAGTAGGATTTTTGTAATGTTTTTCACATTTTTCTTCAAAAATGTTTTCAATCAGTTTTCCTTTGTTCATCTGTGGATTTTCCTCTATATGCAATTTTTGACAAACTTTTCTTAATTCCTCTTCTTCCATCTCTCTAAGATCAAATCCAGTATGTGTTTGAATAGCATCCAATATAGGTATACGAGGAAACGGGGTTTGAAAACTAATATCATCATTTTCTATAAAATTTTTTTGCACTTGATGGAAAATCCACTTGAGAAGTTTTTCTGTAAAATTCATCATCCAGTAATAATCTTTATAAGCCACATAGAGTTCTAGTACAGTAAATTCTGGATTATGAATACGATCCATCCCCTCATTTCTAAAATTTTTAGAAAATTCATAAACCCCGTGAAACCCTCCAATTATAAGTCTTTTCAAATAAAGTTCATTAGCTATACGTAAATACAATGGAATTCCAAGAGAATTATGATAGGTAACGAAAGGACGAGCTACAGCTCCACCAGGAATAGACTGTAGAATAGGAGTATCCACTTCTAGATAACCTTTATTATCCAGAAATTTCCTGATTTCTCGTATTATATGAGTACGTTTTAAAAAAATTTCTTTTACATGATCATTCACAATAAGATCTACATAACGCATCCGATAACGTTGTTCTGTATTGGAAAAAGCATCATATATTTTTTGATTTTTATCCACTTTTACTTGTGGTAATGGCCGCAAAGATTTAGAAAGTAAAGTAAACTTATGGACATGGATGGTAATCTCATTCATTTTAGTCTTAAATAAAAAACCTTGAACTCCAATAATATCTCCTATATCTATAAGTTTTTTCAAAAGAATATTGTATGACTCTTCTTTTCCCATTTTTTCTGAGTGAAAATGATTCTTCTTCAAGTATATTTGAATACGTCCTGTATGGTCTTGAATTTCTCCAAAAGAAGCCTTTCCTAAAATCCGCAAACGGATTAAACGCCCTGCTATACTAATGGGTTCTTTTTCGGTAAAATTCTCTTGTATATTAACAATGGGAATCGTTATTCTATATTCATCTGATGGATATGGGTTTAAACCTAATCGTTTTAGTTCTTCTAATTTTTTTCTACGTATAATTTGTTGTTCTGATAAATTTTGCATAAAAATATCCTTATTCATTTCATGCAGAGGACCGGACGTTATAGTAACGAAGGTACATTTGTTTTTTTTATTATATTAAATAAATTTTTAATAAAAAACGATGAAAAAAAAAATCCTCTTTTTCGAGGACTTAGGAATGAAAGGATATAAAGAAACTTTGGAATATCAAAAAATATTATTTAATAACCTTATCCAAAAAAAAGTCAAAAATAGACATGATCAAAAAGAAGAACCTGGATATTTGTTATTTGTAGAGCACTACCATGTATATACTATAGGGAAAAATGGAAAAAATAAACATTTATTAGTATCCTCAGATTTTTTAAAAAAAATAAATGCGGAATTTTATCAAACAGATAGAGGAGGAGATATCACTTACCATGGTCCTGGGCAATTGGTTGCATATCCAATTTTAAATATGGATTATTTTTTTACGGATATTCATAAATACTTACGTCTTTTGGAAGAAGTTATTATCCATTTTTTAAAAAATTATGGAATAAAAGGAGAGAGAGAAAAAGGACAAACAGGAGTTTGGTTAATAAAAAATGGAATATATAGAAAAATATGTGCGATAGGAATCAGAATGAGTCGTTGGGTCACTATGCATGGTTTTGCTCTGAATGTAAATACAGATTTACGATATTTCGATCATATCATTCCTTGTGGAATTTTCAATAAAAAAGTAACTTCATTAAAGAAAGAATTACAAAATCATATCTCATTTTCTGAGGTAAAACATCTAGTCAAAAAATCTTTTCAAGAAATTTTTAATGTTGAATTCATTCATCCTATATAATAGATTTCGCTATCATGATCCCATCTTGATCTACTTTCGTTAGAAGTACATCTTGTACTGTATTTATAAATAATGGATTTGAATCGATTTTTGTTCGAATATAATTTTCTGTATATCCATATAAATATCCGTGATTCACAGAATTATTTTCAAACAAAACGGTTTTTTTCGTATGAATCTGTCTTTCACAAAAAGAACGATATTTTTGTTTGGAAAGAACTCTTAATATGATTTTACGTTTTCTTTGTACTCTGAGAGAGACCTTTTCCTGTATGGTAATAGATTTTGTATTTGGTCTTTGAGAATAGGGAAATATATGTAGAGAAGAAATCTCTAATTTTTTCAAAAAATGATAAGTTTCTAAAAAATGTCCATGTGTTTCTCCAGGAAATCCAACAATGATATCTGAACCTATATAAGCATCCGGGATTACATTCCGGATGTATTGTATTTTTTCTTGATAAAGCTCTCGTTTATAACGTCTCTGCATTTTTCCCAATATATAGTTGCTTCCAGATTGCAAAGGAATATGAAAATGAGGCATAAACAGCCTGCTTTTCGATAATAATTCAATACATTCTTCTTTCAATAAATTAGGTTCTATTGAAGATAAACGTATTCTTCCATTTTCTTTTATTTGATCTATAGCCTGTATTAAATCAAAAAATGTATAGGAACGACCTTTATGATTCCCATATATTTTTTTTCCATAGTCTCCAATATTGACCCCTGTTAACACTATCTCTTTTACCCCTTTTTGAAAAATAGACCTTATATTTTTCAATATATTTTCTATACTCTCAGAACGAGAATAACCTCTGGCAATGGGAATGATACAATAACTACACTTGTAATCACATCCATCCTGAATTTTTAAAAAAGAACGAGTTCGATCTCCAATAGAATAGGAGGAAAAATAAGAATTTGTTTCCTTTGAAATAATTTTTGCAGGATGTTTTTTGAATAAATTTACTTGATCCAAATAGTCTATTATTTGAAATTGTACGACCCGGCCCCCCCCGAGATCTACACTGGGTAAGGAAGAAATTTCTTTAGGATGAACTTGAGCGTAACATCCTATCGCTATAATAAAAGCTTTCGCATTTTTATTCATAAAAAAACGTACTATATACTTGAAATCTTTCTCTGCATTTTCAGTAACAGAACAAGTATTAATCACATAAATATCTGCAATACTCTTGAAAGATACAAGTTCATAATTTGAATTCGAAAGTTTTCTTGCTATAGTCGAGGTCTCTGCGTAATTTAATTTGCACCCTATTGTATAAAATGCTACTTTTTTTTTTATATTCATCATATATTTTAAGATGAATAGAAATCTAAAAGTCCACGATGACTAGCCTGTATAGCTCTTTTTCCCTTTATCCAGTTTGCTGGACAAACTTCTCCACTTTTTTCATAATACTGAAGTGCGTCTATCATACGAATGGCTTCATTGACATTCCTACCTAAAGGAAAGTCATTGATTAAAACATGTCGGATAATTCCTTGTTTGTCTATTAAAAATAAACCTCTATAAGCGATAAGTTCTCCAGTAGCTTTTAATTCATCCTTATCGAAAATAAAATTTCCAGATAAAACCCCATAATTATGGGATATGGTTTTATTTATATCAGAAACAAGAGGATAAGTGACTCCATATATTCCTCCTTTTTCTTTTGGAATTTGCAACCAAGCCCAGTGGGATTGTTCTGTATCCGTAGATATCGCAATAACTTGTACATTTCTAGACTCAAAATCTTTCATTTTTTCTTGAAATGCATATATTTCTGTGGGACATACAAAAGTAAAATCCTTTGGATAGAAAAAAAGCAAGACATATTTACTTCCCTGAAACTGTTCTAAAGTAAAATTCTGGACAATATCTTTTCCATTTAATACCGCACTAGCTGTAAAATTAGGCGCTTTCTTTGCAATTAATGTATTCATTTTTCGATATTTTATTTATATGCAGCACGAATTTACCAAAATTCTTATAAGAATCAAAAATAAAAGAACTCTTGTGATTTATTTTTCCTGTATTGGGATTAGGCTATTTTTTTTCATACATATCTATGTAACTTCTTATTAAGTTCGTTTTTTAAATTTGTTAAATACATGATTTTTTTTAGAATCACTTGATTCTTATCCCTCCGTATTTCTTTCTGAAAATTATGAATTTCTTGTTGAATTAATTTCAAAATATATTGGGTTTTATATCTCAATAAAATGTCCATGAGATATCGATCTATGTTTTCTTCTTGGGAGGATACTTCAATTCCTTTTCGATTCCATTGGGATAATGAATAAGATTTTTTCTTTTTTTCATTCTTTTGTTCTACAACAAAAGAATGGTTTTTTCCTATATTTTCTTTTTGCAAACAGATTTTATCAAATATTTTTTGATGATAATCCAAAGAAAAACGAAAATTATAGTTTTGAAAAGTATGGAATATTTCTTCGAAAACCGTAGTAGTATGGACACCTTCTTTTTTAAGCATTTGATTTCCATAATTTAAAATCAACTGAATCAATTTTTCTTCAAGGATCATAAGAGAATTTATTCTTTCTGGATGAATACTAATTGGATGATTATCAATTTTCTTATATAGTTTTTTTTTCTTATTTATTCGTTCCAATTCAGAAATTAGAACTTCTTGACGAAGTTGGAATAACTTAGAAGTTTCTTGTATGTATAATTCTCTTTGAATAATATTGGGTATTTTTGAAATACTCTTCAAAATATTCAAAACTAAAAAGGATTTTTTCATGGGATCATCTTGGTGGAATTTTTCATATATTTTTTTTTTGAAAGAAACAAAATGATAACTTTTTTTTCCTAAAAACTCTCTCAATTGAGAATAGGAATATTTTTTAGCCAAATAATCTGGATCTTCTCCGTTATAAAAAAATAATATCCGTAGATTCATTTCTTGTTCCAATATCATATTAATCACTCTTAAAGCAGCTTGGATTCCAGAACGATCTCCATCATAAAAAAGAACGATAGATTTCGTGAATCTCTTGATTAACAATATTTGATCTATGGTAAGTGAAGTTCCAGAAGAGGATACTACATTTTTTATTCCAGATTGATGTAGAGAAAGGACATCTGTATATCCTTCTACTAAATAACAAAGATCCTCTTTTAAAATATTTTTTTTAGCTTGAAATATGCCATACAAAATTTTACTTTTTTGAAAAATATCGTTTTCGGATGAATTTAAATATTTGATATAACGTGAATAATTATCAATCGTCCTACCTCCAAATCCTATAACCCTTCCTGATAGATCATGTATGGGAAACATCACTCTTTTTCGGAAACAGTCAAAATGATTAGATCTTTTGAATCCAGTGAGACCCGATTTTTTTAAATCCTGTATTTTAAACCCTTTTTTTAAAGCGGTTTCCGTGAATTTTGTCCAAGAGGAAGGAGCAAAACCTAATTCAAATTGATGAATGATTTTCATATTAATGCCTCTTTGTTTCATCAAATAAATCAATCCTTTTTCTTGACCTTCTTTTGTATAAGACAATTGTTTCATAAAAAAACATTTGGCATAATCTTGTATCAAGTATAAATTTTCATGATCGATTTTCCTAATAAATGTATTTTTATTTTCTTCCTGAATTTTAATATCATATTTTTTAGCTAAATAATGTAATGATTCTACATAAGTATAGTTTTCGTGTTCCATGAGAAAAGTGATAACATTACCCCCTTTTCCAGAACTAAAATCCTTCCAGATTTTTTTTGTGGGAGAAACTATTAGAGACGGGGTTTTTTCATTGGAAAATGGGCTAAGGCCTCTATAATTTATACCGCTTTTTTTTAAGGAAATAAAATCTCCAATGACTTCTTCTATACAAGAAACAGAAAGTATTCTTTTTATAGTTTCTTTAGATATCATCATGTCTTATCTTATACTGATAGACTAAATTAAGTAGTTTTTCCCAATTTCATTCTATGAATTATTTTTTGGGGATTAGCATTAGAAAAAATAGTAGTTCCTGCTACTAATATATCCGCTCCATTTTTAAACAACAAAGAAGCATTTTCTAAATTCACCCCTCCATCCACTTCTATAAGTGCAGAAGAATGTTTTTTTAAGATTAAATCTTTAGTATCTTCTAGTTTTTGATAGGTTTTTTTTATAAACTTTTGTCCACTAAAACCAGGATTTACACTCATTAATAAAACGAAATCTATATCTTGAATAATATCTTGTAATAGATAAACTGGAGTGTGAGGATTGACTGCCACACCCACTTTCATTCCAGATTTTTTAATAGAAAAAAGAGTTCTATTTAAATGAACACAAGCTTCATAATGAATATGTAAGTGATCTGCTCCACATGCTTTAAATTGTTCTATGTAGCGTTCTGGTTGCATAATCATTAAATGAACATCCATGGGTTTATTAGCATATTTTTTGATGCATTTGACAATGGAACTTCCAAAAGAAATATTAGAAACAAAAGAGGAATCCATAATATCAATGTGGTACCAATCCGCTTCACTTTCATTCAGCATTTTTATCTCACGATATAAAAATGCCAAATCGGCTGAAAGTAAAGATGGAGCAATAATTCTTTTCATATGATATTATATTTTGTTTCTAATTTTAGATATTTTTTATCAACGAATCGTATGAATCATGAAATCATCGTTTCACTAATGCCTGTCTTAGAAAAACCTCCATCATGATATAAATTTTGCATCGTCACTTTTTTTGTCAAATCTGAAAAAAGTGTAATTATATAGTTTGCACAATCTTGTGCAGATGCGTTTCCCAAAGGGGATATTTTTTCAGACAATAGAAAAAATTGGTTAAACCCTTTAATAGACTTTGCTGCTTTAGTTACAGTAGGGGATTGTGAAACTGTATTTACCCTAACTTTTTTTTTCACTCCCCAATGATAACCAAAATTTCGTGTAATGCTTTCCAGATATGACTTATAATCAGACATATCTCCATAATCAGGAAAACTTCGTTGAGAAGCAATATATGTGAGAGCCACTATAGATCCCCATTTATTCATCGCGTTTTTCTCCCATGCTGTTTGCATGATTTTGTGATAGGATACGGCAGATATTTCCCATCCCTTTTTCAAAAATTCATAGTTAAGAGATGTATAAGAACATCCTTTTCGAATATTTATGGACATAGCTATGGAATGCAAAAGAAAATCTATTTTTCCTCCAAAATGATCTAAAGTTTTATCAAACAAAAAATTAAGATCCGCGATAGAAGTAGCATCTGCCGGAATCACTTTAGATTTTGTCTTATGAGATAATTCCTGAATTTTACCCATTCTTAAAGAAGCAGGAGTGTTGGTTAAAATAAAAGACGCCTTTTCTTCATAAGCACGTTCTGCTACTTTCCAAGCAATAGAATTTTCATCCAAAGCGCCAAATATAATTCCTTTCTTTCCCTTCAATAAATTGTAAGACATAGTGAAATGAAAAATTTCACTAAAAATACCTATTTTTTTTTGAATAATTATTCCATGTGAAAAACCTCTTTGAGAACAGGTAAATAATCCAATTTTTCCCATGTAAATAGTTCGACTTCTTGTTTTTTTTGATGACCATATATATCCGAAAAACATTTCCATACTTTTCTTGGTTTTTTTCCCATATGTCCATATACAGCTGTTTCTTCATATATTGGCTGACGTAATTTTAATCTTTTTGTGATAGCATAAGGACGTAAATCAAAAATTTTTTGGATCTTTACTACAATATCTTCATCAAGAAGTTCTCTTTTAGAGGTCCCATAAGTATTTACATAAATACCCATAGGTTCCGACACTCCAACTGCATAGGATATTTGTATCAACAATTCATCTGCAATTCCTGCTGCTACAAGATTTTTAGCAATATGTCTAGCCGCATAAGCTCCAGATCTATCTACTTTAGAAGGATCCTTTCCAGAAAATGCTCCTCCTCCATGAGCCCCTTTTCCTCCATAAGTATCCACAATAATTTTTCTTCCGGTAAGGCCAGTATCTCCATGAGGTCCTCCAGTAACAAATTTTCCTGTAGTATTTATGTAATATTTTGTTCTATCCGTAAATAATTTTTTTATATCCTTAGAGAATTGATTCTTGACTCTTGGAATCAAAATATTTCTAATATCTTGAACTATCCGTTCCTGCATTCTTTCTTTCGTGTCGAATTCATCATGTTGAGTTGAAATAACTATAGCGTGAATATGTATAGGGACATTCTTATTCGAATATTCTAAAGTTACTTGAGATTTAGCGTCTGGACGTAAATAAGGCATTTTTTCTCCTTCATTTCGGA is a genomic window containing:
- a CDS encoding amidohydrolase family protein; protein product: MNPKKIFIEKVKQQGGWVNAHAHLDRAYTLTKKNFKYSYSSLKKKWYLVDEMKRLATEEDIYIRMEKALEYFLIQGTQALCTFIDVDEVIEDRALKAANKLRNNYGRSIHIRFANQVLKGVLDKKSKYWFDKSVEFVDIIGGLPAKDHGRENEHLDILLRTAKKKGKLVHVHVDQFNTDDEKETEKLAKKTIEYGMQGKVVAIHSISLAAHTRKYRYEIYKLMRKANLMVISCPIAWIDHTRSERLTPSHNSITPVDEMLPEGIIVAFGTDNICDIYKPFSDGNLWIELRVMLEACHYYDIDHLVKIATENGLKVLGLK
- the metK gene encoding methionine adenosyltransferase, whose protein sequence is MAYLFTSESVSEGHPDKISDQISDAILDHFLVDDPEAKVAIETLVTTGQIILSGEVNSKTYVNVHKIARDLLRKIGYTKNEYRFNADSCGILSAIQEQSMDLLQGIKSLNKEDQGAGDQGIVFGYAINETENYMPLALEMSHHLLRELSSIRNEGEKMPYLRPDAKSQVTLEYSNKNVPIHIHAIVISTQHDEFDTKERMQERIVQDIRNILIPRVKNQFSKDIKKLFTDRTKYYINTTGKFVTGGPHGDTGLTGRKIIVDTYGGKGAHGGGAFSGKDPSKVDRSGAYAARHIAKNLVAAGIADELLIQISYAVGVSEPMGIYVNTYGTSKRELLDEDIVVKIQKIFDLRPYAITKRLKLRQPIYEETAVYGHMGKKPRKVWKCFSDIYGHQKKQEVELFTWEKLDYLPVLKEVFHME
- the mtaB gene encoding tRNA (N(6)-L-threonylcarbamoyladenosine(37)-C(2))-methylthiotransferase MtaB, which codes for MNIKKKVAFYTIGCKLNYAETSTIARKLSNSNYELVSFKSIADIYVINTCSVTENAEKDFKYIVRFFMNKNAKAFIIAIGCYAQVHPKEISSLPSVDLGGGRVVQFQIIDYLDQVNLFKKHPAKIISKETNSYFSSYSIGDRTRSFLKIQDGCDYKCSYCIIPIARGYSRSESIENILKNIRSIFQKGVKEIVLTGVNIGDYGKKIYGNHKGRSYTFFDLIQAIDQIKENGRIRLSSIEPNLLKEECIELLSKSRLFMPHFHIPLQSGSNYILGKMQRRYKRELYQEKIQYIRNVIPDAYIGSDIIVGFPGETHGHFLETYHFLKKLEISSLHIFPYSQRPNTKSITIQEKVSLRVQRKRKIILRVLSKQKYRSFCERQIHTKKTVLFENNSVNHGYLYGYTENYIRTKIDSNPLFINTVQDVLLTKVDQDGIMIAKSII
- the lipB gene encoding lipoyl(octanoyl) transferase LipB; amino-acid sequence: MKKKILFFEDLGMKGYKETLEYQKILFNNLIQKKVKNRHDQKEEPGYLLFVEHYHVYTIGKNGKNKHLLVSSDFLKKINAEFYQTDRGGDITYHGPGQLVAYPILNMDYFFTDIHKYLRLLEEVIIHFLKNYGIKGEREKGQTGVWLIKNGIYRKICAIGIRMSRWVTMHGFALNVNTDLRYFDHIIPCGIFNKKVTSLKKELQNHISFSEVKHLVKKSFQEIFNVEFIHPI
- the rpe gene encoding ribulose-phosphate 3-epimerase; the protein is MKRIIAPSLLSADLAFLYREIKMLNESEADWYHIDIMDSSFVSNISFGSSIVKCIKKYANKPMDVHLMIMQPERYIEQFKACGADHLHIHYEACVHLNRTLFSIKKSGMKVGVAVNPHTPVYLLQDIIQDIDFVLLMSVNPGFSGQKFIKKTYQKLEDTKDLILKKHSSALIEVDGGVNLENASLLFKNGADILVAGTTIFSNANPQKIIHRMKLGKTT
- the dnaG gene encoding DNA primase; this translates as MISKETIKRILSVSCIEEVIGDFISLKKSGINYRGLSPFSNEKTPSLIVSPTKKIWKDFSSGKGGNVITFLMEHENYTYVESLHYLAKKYDIKIQEENKNTFIRKIDHENLYLIQDYAKCFFMKQLSYTKEGQEKGLIYLMKQRGINMKIIHQFELGFAPSSWTKFTETALKKGFKIQDLKKSGLTGFKRSNHFDCFRKRVMFPIHDLSGRVIGFGGRTIDNYSRYIKYLNSSENDIFQKSKILYGIFQAKKNILKEDLCYLVEGYTDVLSLHQSGIKNVVSSSGTSLTIDQILLIKRFTKSIVLFYDGDRSGIQAALRVINMILEQEMNLRILFFYNGEDPDYLAKKYSYSQLREFLGKKSYHFVSFKKKIYEKFHQDDPMKKSFLVLNILKSISKIPNIIQRELYIQETSKLFQLRQEVLISELERINKKKKLYKKIDNHPISIHPERINSLMILEEKLIQLILNYGNQMLKKEGVHTTTVFEEIFHTFQNYNFRFSLDYHQKIFDKICLQKENIGKNHSFVVEQKNEKKKKSYSLSQWNRKGIEVSSQEENIDRYLMDILLRYKTQYILKLIQQEIHNFQKEIRRDKNQVILKKIMYLTNLKNELNKKLHRYV
- a CDS encoding peroxiredoxin; this translates as MNTLIAKKAPNFTASAVLNGKDIVQNFTLEQFQGSKYVLLFFYPKDFTFVCPTEIYAFQEKMKDFESRNVQVIAISTDTEQSHWAWLQIPKEKGGIYGVTYPLVSDINKTISHNYGVLSGNFIFDKDELKATGELIAYRGLFLIDKQGIIRHVLINDFPLGRNVNEAIRMIDALQYYEKSGEVCPANWIKGKRAIQASHRGLLDFYSS
- a CDS encoding enoyl-ACP reductase FabI encodes the protein MSYNLLKGKKGIIFGALDENSIAWKVAERAYEEKASFILTNTPASLRMGKIQELSHKTKSKVIPADATSIADLNFLFDKTLDHFGGKIDFLLHSIAMSINIRKGCSYTSLNYEFLKKGWEISAVSYHKIMQTAWEKNAMNKWGSIVALTYIASQRSFPDYGDMSDYKSYLESITRNFGYHWGVKKKVRVNTVSQSPTVTKAAKSIKGFNQFFLLSEKISPLGNASAQDCANYIITLFSDLTKKVTMQNLYHDGGFSKTGISETMIS
- the lysS gene encoding lysine--tRNA ligase; translation: MQNLSEQQIIRRKKLEELKRLGLNPYPSDEYRITIPIVNIQENFTEKEPISIAGRLIRLRILGKASFGEIQDHTGRIQIYLKKNHFHSEKMGKEESYNILLKKLIDIGDIIGVQGFLFKTKMNEITIHVHKFTLLSKSLRPLPQVKVDKNQKIYDAFSNTEQRYRMRYVDLIVNDHVKEIFLKRTHIIREIRKFLDNKGYLEVDTPILQSIPGGAVARPFVTYHNSLGIPLYLRIANELYLKRLIIGGFHGVYEFSKNFRNEGMDRIHNPEFTVLELYVAYKDYYWMMNFTEKLLKWIFHQVQKNFIENDDISFQTPFPRIPILDAIQTHTGFDLREMEEEELRKVCQKLHIEENPQMNKGKLIENIFEEKCEKHYKNPTFIIDYPIEMSPLTKRHRYKKNLSERFELIINGQEIANAYSELNDPIDQLDRLREQIKFSEKNESMFLDKDFIRALEFGMPPTAGIGIGIDRLVMLFTKQNSIQEVLLFPQMRPEKEVK
- the rsmG gene encoding 16S rRNA (guanine(527)-N(7))-methyltransferase RsmG; translated protein: MELIQKYFPDLLDQQIYQLYSLKKLYAYWNAYVNLISRKTFHNFYQQHVLFCLGIAKVFTFFPGSCVMDLGTGGGFPGIPLSIVFPHTEFILVDSISKKIKIVERIIYNLNIKNAYTICIRAEKLENKFDFVVCRAVAKISKIHNWIKNKFICTSIHNGALYLKGGDISEELKKFPHAVEYPLINYFREPFFKTKKVVWISNI